One window from the genome of Artemia franciscana chromosome 12, ASM3288406v1, whole genome shotgun sequence encodes:
- the LOC136033433 gene encoding craniofacial development protein 2-like encodes MTTNACPRKRFLTAKKKLKLGFWNVRTISQLSKTEQVIKQMIQYKIDILALSEVRWTGMGEKRIDKEHTSIYSGNNATRDQGVALLLTNVPTQAMIIWTPVSSPIITARFLGSHAKLSIVACYAPTNEASTEDKQSFYNELAGVFKDIPRHDVLCLLGDLNAKIGNDYTFCPEVFGKHGIGERNDNGELLIDFALLHDLVIGGSLFPRPDTHKYSWTSPDGQMRNQIDHCLINRKWRSSLQDVRAYRGADVGSDHNLIIATILLKLKKHTRKCPLPAKPLFASAKLKDNEMKTLFSVELSNKFETLALPEDIDCETIWESMKSCCQEVAESTIGYRPKLNDEWLSQKTWDLIAKGKS; translated from the coding sequence ATGACGACTAATGCATGCCCACGGAAAAGATTTTTGACTGCTAAGAAAAAGCTTAAACTGGGCTTTTGGAACGTGAGAACCATATCCCAGCTTTCAAAAACGGAACAAGTCATAAAACAGATGATTCAATATAAAATTGATATCCTAGCTCTATCTGAAGTCCGATGGACGGGTATGGGCGAAAAGCGAATAGACAAAGAACATACTAGTATATATAGCGGCAACAATGCGACCAGAGATCAAGGAGTGGCCCTTCTGCTAACAAATGTTCCTACCCAAGCTATGATAATTTGGACCCCAGTATCATCACCAATTATAACGGCTAGATTCCTCGGTTCCCACGCGAAGCTGTCCATAGTAGCATGTTATGCCCCCACGAATGAAGCATCCACAGAGGATAAACAGAGCTTCTATAATGAACTAGCAGGTGTATTCAAAGACATACCAAGACATGATGTGCTATGCCTCTTGGGAGATCTTAACGCCAAAATTGGAAATGATTACACTTTCTGTCCGGAGGTCTTCGGAAAGCATGGCATCGGAGAGCGAAATGACAATGGGGAACTACTAATTGATTTTGCCCTTTTACATGATCTGGTGATAGGGGGAAGTCTGTTTCCTCGTCCAGACACACATAAATACTCCTGGACTTCACCTGATGGTCAAATGAGAAACCAAATTGATCATTGTCTCATTAATAGGAAATGGCGCTCAAGTCTACAAGATGTTAGAGCTTATAGAGGAGCAGATGTAGGATCTGATCACAATTTAATTATAGCCACCATTCTTTTGAAACTAAAGAAACATACAAGAAAGTGCCCCCTGCCTGCAAAACCACTTTTCGCATCAGCAAAGCTAAAAGACAATGAAATGAAAACGTTGTTTAGTGTTGAACTATCCAATAAGTTTGAAACCCTCGCTTTGCCCGAAGATATAGATTGTGAGACAATATGGGAGAGTATGAAGTCATGCTGTCAAGAAGTGGCAGAATCAACAATTGGGTACCGTCCAAAATTGAATGATGAATGGCTCTCCCAAAAGACGTGGGACCTGATCGCtaaaggaaaaagttaa